The following proteins come from a genomic window of Leishmania major strain Friedlin complete genome, chromosome 3:
- a CDS encoding hypothetical protein (previous protein_id=AAM69002.1) — protein sequence MLVHVSVVRNSTQESCGAAVGTDGSVGGSGCRNSGMAISGGGDALEDASVPYHLPALPSPPTIIEDENRHEDSNRPECCNERTGSSTEAAESRVGAVQSNKREGSPSPTTPTTLSPSVVRVRPRADTTSGVPSNHTLGEGCVTTPCAVRARSPTGAAASPAAAHSFGVTPPSLFAAGSMPVSFRERTSSPPLNTFTAEAGERLGSIDSGTISAASNSRRPELLCKQASYDAQQLTASSDSVPASGSQHTPAAAATPQGTEPHSIPVDATASLSCGMHSCSLDELALGPDVATPTAVGSAAMPTSEAATAKQNFTLAAWTPLRVSEQAPRPNACGSPLHGWSSSVSSASTPVSDSARFREEPRPASPVTMVPLLAATLPLASTAIAVTSAEPPRSLGALPLSSASRPSPSPPPAVPSPSSSAPTLAFASPTHPRCPQAPPPPPSPSPPTPPQQQQQQQQQQMPSPVRMTSLVHVSEGEEMCEDLGKDLLSSNGDLHTPLGGPEKGNAGFSTALCVSLLSGCCGGNGSLSPIVSLEAAGLTARPNTPILQPSPGPQSRSQLLESSFLTAGTPSTQPIGRPLVPLPPILSTGAAASSSSPLSLLLPPSAVSGSFLSGSGHINSGGVAGGGGGGTGAGGAGGFRSPLAFRYPFTSVLTPQAHHQQTHHNHHSTAVSPHPCLFHRHASVRPTTPLQLPPPQSPALQHGFSPPPSFHQQQQKQRPLDPSTPRTSMMSIASSSSLYSGSLPPLLALGDPGPAPGSSSLPASSLTFMQGGGVAVATAMSPASAHHTASEPLAAARRAPRVHSPLLLPPSAAMPSFTSPSFGTVPWSSTSSPGGAGRTRQSSLVLLSSTPGFPSTPCLAPGQAASSLTSAPTTSAVVAHKEADRGDAWSANAAGSGAIALRDGPQSRDQQQQQQQQHHSHHRLHAVNHLSGRRVAAQPVVCPQAWRVLEVSGDSSCSVDNSRDRAAEWCSGDGQQRLSIASPANSATARQPHECEVPRGVAEALRSPEMSREGDDSEATKHLWDNETNDASNGDGDNLEEEVVASEDEREASLPMYRCRRGKNSVAVRDTTPAAPPARPPRAISLHSRSGDSSHPLEHIEEAPEEALAVERGFSTSSILAPTPPRTPGRASSSSATATTVTHERHFWVSSLASFSHGKQSAAAAAAPSCRAPPTAYTPTRSPFSVAPGCRWARGSGAAARLTDRLSVSSASFASPMSPSYRKTSGRAVNSRSNSSLGGRCREAPMRRGARSQRASSVTIIGVAEDESVPISVRGTTSPRPGSTAAGAARRRAASVSTRSAHVQATPTSPAAVSPLAELLLSPLSRGTDSGAHYRLNASCNGDMPTPDMAAAAAAAVQRLHRKRPNPIPPLSTAPASSPKASAATQLHAGAVEAERDASARAEASLQQQRRERDVIKAAVAAATTETEELSDPLPQRRSNESSRSLHRTPSSVARAVAVALRRPWLSEDSAGGGVPLHNPFPCIPSLLVSSTRPSWTAAVDPATVADPGEPSAKPSQCIQEGEATEAGAAAVTQLRTSVVSTEVSVVDDAAADGTPEVLRQQRAEREQPPSPEEQQARPGGCFKYPSSSPNFGVALTAASTAVLAAPQSPSAKAAVSATTPASRRRYNRVDSSPPPIPLATSLIGTAVTGVSWLSSRNEK from the coding sequence ATGTTGGTTCACGTATCGGTCGTGCGGAACAGCACGCAAGAGAgctgtggcgcagctgtcggcaccgacggcagtgtcggcggcagcggctgcagaaACAGCGGCATGGCCatcagcggtggtggtgacgccTTGGAGGATGCCAGTGTGCCGTACCACCTCCCTGCATTGCCGTCACCACCCACAATAATCGAGGATGAGAATCGCCATGAAGACAGCAACCGCCCCGAGTGCTGCAATGAGCGGACTGGCAGCAGTACTGAAGCGGCAGAGAGCAGAGTGGGAGCGGTGCAGAGCAACAAGCGAGAAGGCTCTCCCTCACCAACGACACCCACGACACTGTCGCCATCGGTGGTGCGAGTGCGGCCGCGGGCCGACACGACGAGCGGCGTTCCCTCCAACCACACCCTCGGGGAGGGCTGCGTCACCACTCCGTGCGCCGTCCGTGCAAGGTCGCCgaccggcgcagcagcttcaccgGCTGCCGCGCACAGCTTCGGTGTCACTCCGCCATCTCTCTTTGCGGCAGGGTCTATGCCAGTCAGCTTCAGGGAGCGCACCTCGTCACCGCCGTTGAACACATTCACCGCCGAGGCAGGCGAGAGACTCGGCAGCATCGACAGCGGCACCATCAGCGCCGCGTCGAATTCTCGGCGACCAGAACTTCTTTGTAAGCAGGCCTCGTACGACGCTCAGCAGCTGACGGCGTCCTCGGATTCGGTGCCGGCTTCTGGgtcgcagcacacgcctgccgcggcagcaacgccgcaaGGTACAGAACCACACTCCATTCCCGTGGAtgccacggcgtcgctgtcgtgtGGGATGCACTCGTGCAGCCTCGACGAGCTAGCCCTCGGCCCCGATGTCGCCACGCCCACCGCGGTCGGTTCGGCAGCCATGCCTACCTCggaagccgccaccgccaagCAAAACTTCACGTTGGCGGCATGGACACCGTTGCGCGTGAGTGAGCAAGCACCTCGACCCAATGCTTGCGGATCACCCCTGCATGGCTGgtcctcctccgtcagcagcgccagcactcCAGTCTCCGACTCGGCTCGTTTTAGAGAGGAACCTCGCCCCGCTTCGCCGGTGACGATGGTGCCCTTGCTCGCCGCCACGCTACCTTTGGCCAGCACCGCGATCGCAGTCACGTCTGCTGAGCCGCCCCGCTCGCttggcgcgctgcctctgtcAAGCGCATCCAGGCCGTCACCCTCGCCTCCACCAGCAGTGCCATCaccgtcctcgtcggcgcccACGCTCGCCTTTGCGTCCCCGACGCACCCTCGATGTCCGcaagcaccgccacccccaccgtcaccgtcaccgccaacacctccacagcagcagcagcagcagcagcagcagcagatgcctTCGCCTGTCAGGATGACCTCGTTGGTGCACGTTTCGGAAGGTGAGGAGATGTGTGAGGATCTGGGCAAGGACTTGCTGTCCTCGAACGGCGACCTCCATACACCACTCGGCGGCCCCGAGAAGGGCAACGCCGGCTTCTCCACGGCGTTGTGCGTCTCCTTGCTTAGCGGATGCTGCGGCGGTAACGGCAGCCTCAGCCCCATCGTCAGTCTGGAAGCGGCGGGACTGACCGCTCGGCCAAACACCCCCATCTTGCAGCCCAGCCCAGGTCCTCAGTCAAggtcgcagctgctcgaaTCGTCTTTCCTCACTGCTGGCACCCCGTCGACACAGCCGATAGGGCGACCGCTGGTCCCACTGCCGCCGATTCtcagcaccggtgccgcggcgAGCTCCTCCTCACCCTTATCGCTGCTCCTCCCGCCGTCTGCCGTGTCCGGCAGCTTcctcagcggcagcggccacatCAATAGCGGCGGTGtagccggcggcggcggcggcggcactggtgcgggaggcgctggtggctTTCGGTCACCCTTGGCGTTCCGCTATCCCTTCACCTCCGTGCTCACGCCGCAagcgcaccaccagcagACCCACCACAACCACCATTCGACTGCGGTGTCCCCTCACCCCTGCCTCTTCCACCGTCATGCATCTGTGCGGCCTACAAcaccactgcagctgccgccaccgcagtcTCCAGCACTGCAGCATGGATTCAGTCCTCCCCCCAGCTTCCatcagcaacagcagaagCAGAGGCCTCTCGACCCCtccacgccgcgcacgtcgATGATGTCCATTGCTTCTTCATCGTCCCTCTACTCCGGGTCTTTACCGCCCCTGCTCGCCTTGGGCGACCCCGGCCCCGCGCCAGGGAGCAGCTCTCTCCCGGCCTCGTCGTTGACGTTCAtgcaaggcggcggcgtggctgTGGCAACGGCCATGTCGCCAGCATCTGCACACCACACTGCCAGTGAGCCgctggcagctgcgcgccgcgcccCTCGCGTGCACTCCCCacttctgctgccgccgtccgcGGCAATGCCATCCTTTACATCCCCATCCTTCGGCACTGTTCCGTGGAGCAGCACATCTTCGCccggcggggcggggcggacGCGTCAGTCTTCACTGGTGCTCTTGTCCAGCACCCCTGGCTTCCCTAGTACGCCTTGCCTGGCGCCAGGCCAAGCCGCATCGAGTCTGACGTCAGCGCCGACGACCTCAGCCGTGGTGGCGCACAAGGAAGCGGATCGGGGGGATGCCTGGAGTGCCAACGCGGCAGGTAGCGGCGCGATAGCGTTGCGTGACGGCCCTCAGTCGCGAGatcagcaacagcaacagcagcagcagcatcactcccaccaccgcctgcacGCTGTGAACCACCTTTCAGGGAGAAGGGTGGCGGCCCAACCAGTAGTGTGTCCGCAGGCATGGCGTGTGCTTGAAGTCTCtggcgacagcagctgcagcgttgACAACAGCAGAGATCGCGCCGCCGAGTGGTGCAGTGGGGACGGGCAGCAACGCCTGAGCATCGCGTCCCCCGCAAACtcggcaacggcgcggcagccacACGAATGCGAGGTGCCACGTGGCGTTGCGGAGGCGTTGAGGTCACCTGAAATGAGTCGCGaaggcgacgacagcgaggcgACTAAGCATCTCTGGGACAACGAGACCAATGATGCCAGCaatggcgacggcgacaaccTGGAAGAAGAGGTGGTTGCCTCCGAGGATGAGCGCGAGGCGTCATTGCCGATGTACAGGTGTCGCCGAGGCAAAAACAGCGTCGCTGTACGCGACACAACacccgcagcaccaccagctcGCCCGCCGCGAGCCATATCGCTGCACAGCCGAAGCGGCGACAGCTCCCACCCACTCGAACACATCGAAGAGGCGccagaggaggcgctggctgTGGAGCGCGgcttcagcacctccagcatcctcgcccccacccctccgcGTACCCCCGGTCGAgcatcgagcagcagcgcgacagcCACGACGGTCACCCACGAGCGCCACTTTTGGGTTTCCTCCCTCGCATCCTTCAGTCACGGAAAGCAaagtgctgcggctgctgcggcaccgtctTGCCGGGCACCGCCAACAGCGTACACGCCGACCCGCTCTCCCTTTTCCGTGGCCCCTGGCTGTAGATGGGCGCGTGGcagtggtgccgctgcccggCTCACCGACCGTCTCTCCGTGTCCTCCGCGTCGTTTGCGTCTCCAATGTCACCCAGCTACCGCAAGACGTCCGGGAGGGCGGTGAATAGTCGAAGCAACAGCAGTCTCGGCGGTCGCTGTCGTGAAGCACCGATGCGAAGAGGCGCCCGGAGTCAGCGCGCGAGCTCCGTTACAATCATCGGGGTAGCCGAGGATGAGTCCGTGCCGATTTCAGTACGCGGCACCACCTCACCGAGACCGGGCTCCACAGCGGCGGGTGCAGCACGACGGAGAGCGGCCTCGGTCAGTACGCGTTCGGCACACGTACAAGCAACGCCAACGTCTCCCGCGGCGGTCTCGCCACTGGCCGAGCTtctgctgtcgccgctgtcacgtggcaccgacagcggtgcgcacTACCGATTGAACGCTAGTTGTAACGGAGACATGCCCACCCCGGacatggcagcagcggccgccgctgccgtgcagcgcCTACACCGAAAGCGTCCTAACCCCATACCGCCGCTctcgacggcgccagcaTCGTCACCGAAAGCGAGTGCTGCTACGCAGTTGCATGCAGGCGCTGTGGAGGCCGAGCGTGACGCGTCAGCGCGAGCGGAAGCCAGCCTGCAACAGCAGAGGCGGGAACGCGACGTCATCaaggcagcagtggcggccgccaccacggaGACGGAAGAGCTCTCCGATCCGTTGCCGCAGCGTAGGAGCAATGAATCAAGTCGTTCGCTTCACCGCACGCCATCGTCCGTCGCCCGCGCAgtggccgtggcgctgcgccgtccgTGGCTCTCTGAAGActccgctggcggcggcgtgcctCTCCACAACCCGTTCCCGTGCATACCCAGTCTGCTTGTGAGCTCCACGCGTCCGTCATGGACGGCCGCCGTGGATCCGGCAACGGTCGCCGACCCGGGCGAACCCAGCGCGAAGCCTTCGCAATGCATTCAAGAGGGTGAGGCAACAGAAgcgggcgccgctgctgtcacGCAACTGCGCACATCGGTGGTGTCGACAGAGGTGTCGGTGGTCGATGATGCTGCGGCTGACGGCACGCCTGAAGTTctccggcagcagcgagctgAGCGAGAGCAACCGCCGTCTCCCGAGGAACAACAAGCGCGGCCAGGTGGGTGCTTCAAGTATCCTAGCAGCAGCCCGAACTTCGGCGTCGCTCTTACTGCCGCATCCACGGCCGTTTTAGCAGCACCGCAGTCGCCATCGGCCAAGGCGGCGGTATCCGCCACAACCCCGGCAAGCCGGCGCCGCTACAACCGCGTGGACTCCTCGCCCCCGCCCATCCCGTTAGCGACGTCACTGATTGGGACGGCGGTGACTGGCGTGAGTTGGCTGAGCAGCAGAAACGAAAAATGA
- a CDS encoding conserved hypothetical protein (previous protein_id=AAM69004.1), with translation MSTGHVEASGSPLQPLMKGPRPPSNDERPHGVFKSTDGIASNVNDDLRARRSRASYDYLVGASDGRSLGNTSNNFVYHSNRKPTGGRSLEYLDGDQNRISNVAQNLGDHHDDPHCFDSDSDSGECLLDHQIRLLEAKKSAASSRKCANPGPVGLLGFGLSTILLNLHNTGNFPLSTVIVAMGICLGGGAQFIAGMLEWVRGNTFAYVAFTSYGTFWLSLVCVWMLPNTAAGTSNLVAPASEYFVGVYLFLWGIFSFVMLLCTIRMNLAIFLVFLTVTLLFLMLGCSSMANSAIGLRAAGYEGIICGSLALYLAFAEILNEMWDRTVLPVIPMTQALGWFGTLKGYKATQLDKRNRSTRNASQQSERGVRR, from the coding sequence ATGTCCACCGGGCACGTAGAAGCTTCTGGGAGCCCTCTGCAGCCGCTGATGAAGGGCCCGCGGCCTCCGAGCAACGATGAACGTCCCCATGGCGTATTCAAGAGCACTGATGGCATCGCATCCAACGTGAATGATGACCTTCGCGctcgacgcagccgcgccagctACGACTACCTCGTCGGAGCCAGCGACGGCCGGAGTCTGGGCAACACCAGCAACAACTTCGTCTACCACTCCAACCGGAAGCCGACGGGGGGCAGGAGCTTGGAATATCTTGACGGGGACCAGAACCGCATCTCGAATGTCGCCCAAAACCTTGGCGACCATCACGACGACCCGCACTGCTTCGACTCCGACAGCGATAGTGGCGAGTGCCTCCTCGATCACCAGATCCGACTGCTGGAAGCGAAGAAATCGGCTGCGAGCTCGCGCAAGTGCGCGAACCCGGGCCCGGTCGGCCTGCTCGGCTTTGGCCTCTCGACGATCCTGCTGAACCTGCACAACACCGGGAACTTTCCGCTGTCGACGGTGATCGTCGCCATGGGCATCTGCCTCGGCGGAGGTGCGCAGTTTATCGCGGGTATGCTCGAGTGGGTGCGCGGTAACACCTTCGCGTACGTCGCCTTCACCTCGTACGGTACCTTCTGGCTGTCCCTCGTGTGCGTCTGGATGCTGCCAAACACagccgccggcacctccaACCTCGTGGCTCCAGCGAGCGAGTACTTTGTAGGCGTGTACCTCTTCTTGTGGGGCATCTTCTCCTTCGTCATGCTTTTGTGCACTATCCGCATGAACCTCGCCATCTTTCTCGTGTTCCTTACCGTGACGCTGCTCTTCCTGATgctcggctgcagcagcatggCGAACAGCGCGATAGGGCTGCGTGCGGCTGGCTACGAGGGCATCATCTGCGGCTCCCTCGCCCTCTACCTCGCCTTTGCCGAGATTCTGAACGAGATGTGGGACCGCACAGTCCTGCCGGTGATCCCGATGACGCAGGCGCTCGGCTGGTTCGGCACCTTAAAGGGCTACAAGGCAACGCAGCTGGATAAGAGGAATAGGTCAACGCGCAACGCCTCTCAGCAGTCGGAAAGGGGAGTGAGGAGGTAA
- a CDS encoding conserved hypothetical protein (previous protein_id=AAM69003.1), producing MPDKVGIFVEADVANPNEPATHASTTAAASTKTADKGTKMVRRRCGRPRKVVVYYFDSDAENDEGVADAVENDSITSQGEELTSLRRCGPQNSPEHECCCSHCGHRRAPAQKRISPENPRIGSPTPLGFFAFGMTTLLYNVHNANICRLNMATMGLILIFGGLTQFVCGFFELINRNTLGCTISTTYGAFWGATAVLFLWPESSYVERGDNNYMGGFFLLWFVFASSLFASSFRSPFTCMALLFLVPLNFLLQSIGFFLNSNTVAHVAGYLGIIIGALATYLGMAFTLRDVYGRSMLPILFQKRMRYVEW from the coding sequence ATGCCGGACAAGGTCGGCATCTTCGTGGAGGCCGATGTGGCTAACCCGAACGAGCCGGCAACGCACGcgagcaccaccgcggctgccAGCACAAAAACCGCGGACAAGGGCACCAAGatggtgcggcgccgctgcggccggccGCGCAAGGTGGTCGTATACTACTTTGACTCTGATGCTGAGAATGATGAAGGGGTCGCGGATGCGGTCGAGAACGACTCCATCACCTCTCAAGGTGAGGAGTTAACGTcgctccgccgctgcggacCCCAGAACTCGCCGGAGCacgagtgctgctgctcgcactgcggccaccggcgcgcgccggcgcagaAGCGAATTTCCCCCGAGAACCCGCGCATCGGCTCACCGACGCCGCTCGGCTTCTTTGCCTTCGGTATGACAACGCTTCTCTACAACGTGCACAACGCGAATATCTGCCGGCTGAACATGGCCACGATGGGCCTCATCCTGATCTTTGGCGGCCTGACCCAGTTCGTGTGTGGCTTCTTCGAGCTCATCAACAGGAACACGCTCGGCTGCACCATTTCTACGACGTACGGTGCGTTCTGGGGGGCAACGGCGGTTCTCTTTCTGTGGCCGGAGAGCAGCTACGTGGAAAGGGGCGATAACAACTACATGGGCGGCTTCTTTCTCCTGTGGTTCGTCTTCGCCAGCTCGCTGTTCGCCTCGTCCTTCCGCTCCCCCTTCACATGCATGGCGCTCCTATTCCTCGTGCCGCTGAACTTCCTGCTGCAGAGCATCGGCTTCTTCTTGAATAGCAACACCGTCGCGCACGTCGCCGGGTACTTGGGCATCATCATCGGGGCGTTGGCGACGTACCTTGGCATGGCCTTCACCCTCCGTGATGTGTACGGCCGCTCGATGCTGCCTATTCTGTTTCAGAAAAGGATGCGCTACGTCGAGTGGTAG